One genomic window of Microbacterium sp. BH-3-3-3 includes the following:
- a CDS encoding 3-hydroxyacyl-CoA dehydrogenase NAD-binding domain-containing protein: MTDYAAIDFSPLDALTGDEVVTHSPVRDVRLPSGNVLALVTLDNGRDHTRPNTLGPATLAELGRTLETLKSRAAAGEIHAVAITGKQYILAAGADLSDVAKLPSKDVARLIAQRGHQVIGSLSELGVPSFAFVNGLALGGGLEIALNSTYRTVDASAAAVALPEVFLGIIPGWGGAYLLPNLIGIENALEVVISNPLKQNRMLKPQQAFDLGIMDAIFPAASYLEDSLRWADGVLTGRVKVERKNEPGKLERLTKWPIAIKMARGMLESKIGTVPRSPYVALDLLDKAKSGTRAEGFAREDEALADLITGDQFAASMYAFDLVQKRAKRPVGAPDKALAKKVTQVGVIGAGLMASQFALLFVRKLRVPVIITDLDQGRVDKGVASIREEIGKLEAKGRLDGDTANQLRALVHGTTDRSEFADCDFVIEAVFEEVGVKQEVFSAIEKIVADDAILATNTSSLSVAEIGSVLQNPERLVGFHFFNPVAVMPLIEVVKTDATSDAALSTAFVVAKGLGKNAVLTADAPGFVVNRLLAKVMGEAARAVYEGTPITTVEKAFAPLGLPMGPFQLIDLVGWKVAAHVQDTMAHAFPDRFFSSENFHELAALPEVVEKDKGGRVTGWTKAAQKVLVTGKTPVAPETILARVQDGLAQEIKIMLDEGVVPEVEDIDLCLILGAGWPFIDGGASPYLDREGASDRAFGDTFHHPPIRGIGA; the protein is encoded by the coding sequence GTGACCGACTACGCCGCCATCGACTTCTCGCCGCTCGACGCCCTCACCGGCGACGAGGTCGTGACCCACTCCCCCGTCCGTGACGTGCGCCTGCCCTCGGGTAACGTGCTCGCCCTGGTCACGCTCGACAACGGTCGCGACCACACCCGCCCCAACACCCTGGGGCCGGCGACGCTCGCCGAGCTCGGGCGCACGCTCGAGACTCTGAAGAGCCGGGCCGCGGCCGGCGAGATCCACGCCGTCGCCATCACGGGCAAGCAGTACATCCTCGCGGCCGGCGCCGACCTGTCCGACGTGGCGAAGCTGCCCTCGAAAGACGTCGCCCGCCTGATCGCCCAGCGCGGACATCAGGTGATCGGCTCGCTCTCCGAGCTGGGCGTGCCCTCGTTCGCCTTCGTGAACGGCCTCGCTCTGGGCGGCGGTCTCGAGATCGCGCTGAACTCGACGTATCGCACGGTCGACGCCTCGGCCGCGGCGGTGGCCCTTCCCGAGGTGTTCCTCGGCATCATCCCCGGCTGGGGCGGCGCCTACCTGCTGCCGAACCTGATCGGCATCGAGAACGCGCTCGAGGTCGTCATCTCGAACCCGCTCAAGCAGAACCGCATGCTCAAGCCGCAGCAGGCTTTCGACCTCGGGATCATGGATGCCATCTTCCCGGCGGCCTCGTACCTCGAGGACTCGCTGCGGTGGGCCGACGGCGTGCTCACGGGCCGGGTGAAGGTCGAGCGCAAGAACGAGCCGGGCAAGCTCGAGCGCCTGACCAAGTGGCCCATCGCGATCAAGATGGCCCGCGGCATGCTCGAGTCCAAGATCGGCACCGTGCCCCGCTCCCCCTACGTCGCGCTCGACTTGCTCGACAAGGCCAAGAGCGGCACGAGGGCCGAGGGCTTCGCCCGCGAAGACGAAGCTCTCGCCGACCTCATCACGGGCGACCAGTTCGCGGCATCCATGTACGCCTTCGACCTCGTGCAGAAGCGCGCGAAGCGTCCGGTCGGGGCCCCCGACAAGGCGCTCGCGAAGAAGGTCACCCAGGTCGGCGTCATCGGCGCCGGTCTCATGGCGTCGCAGTTCGCGCTGCTGTTCGTGCGCAAGCTCCGGGTTCCCGTGATCATCACCGACCTCGACCAGGGGCGCGTCGACAAGGGCGTGGCATCCATCCGCGAAGAGATCGGCAAGCTCGAAGCCAAGGGCCGCCTCGACGGCGACACCGCCAACCAGCTGCGCGCCCTCGTGCACGGCACGACCGACCGCTCGGAGTTCGCCGACTGCGACTTCGTCATCGAGGCGGTGTTCGAAGAGGTCGGGGTCAAGCAGGAGGTTTTCTCCGCGATCGAGAAGATCGTCGCCGACGACGCGATCCTCGCCACGAACACCTCGTCGCTCTCGGTGGCCGAGATCGGTTCGGTGCTGCAGAACCCCGAGCGTCTCGTCGGTTTCCACTTCTTCAACCCCGTCGCGGTGATGCCGCTCATCGAGGTTGTGAAGACGGATGCCACGAGCGACGCCGCCCTGTCGACGGCGTTCGTCGTCGCGAAGGGCCTGGGCAAGAACGCGGTGCTCACCGCCGATGCGCCCGGCTTCGTCGTGAACCGTCTGCTGGCGAAGGTCATGGGCGAGGCCGCACGCGCGGTCTACGAGGGCACCCCGATCACGACGGTCGAGAAGGCGTTCGCACCTCTCGGCCTGCCGATGGGGCCGTTCCAGCTCATCGACCTCGTGGGATGGAAGGTCGCCGCCCACGTGCAGGACACGATGGCGCACGCATTCCCCGACCGCTTCTTCTCGTCGGAGAACTTCCACGAGCTCGCCGCGCTCCCCGAGGTCGTCGAGAAGGACAAGGGCGGTCGGGTGACCGGCTGGACGAAGGCCGCGCAGAAGGTGCTCGTCACCGGGAAGACGCCGGTCGCGCCCGAGACGATCCTCGCCCGCGTGCAGGACGGCCTCGCACAGGAGATCAAGATCATGCTCGACGAGGGCGTGGTGCCCGAGGTCGAAGACATCGACCTGTGCCTCATCCTCGGCGCCGGATGGCCCTTCATCGACGGCGGCGCCTCGCCGTACCTCGATCGCGAGGGAGCGTCGGATCGCGCCTTCGGCGACACGTTCCACCACCCGCCCATTCGCGGCATCGGAGCCTGA
- a CDS encoding thiolase family protein, with protein MAEMTDVFFVDGMRTPFGRAGEKGMYWNTRADDLVVKAIIGLMERNGDVPKDRIDDVAIAATSQTGDQGLTLGRTAAILAGLPMTVPGFAVERMCAGAMTSVTTMGASIGVGMYDLALAGGVEHMGRHPIGGNVDPNPRFVAEKLVDPGALNMGVTAERIHDRFPHLTKDRADRFGVASQHKVQAAYEAGKIQPDLVSVAVKNAEGAWGLATEDEGRRPETTLEGLATLKTPFRPHGRVTAATSSPLTDGATISLLAGSGAVKELGLAPKMRMVSFAFAGVEPEIMGIGPIPSTEKALKKAGLMIDDIGLFELNEAFAIQVISLLDHFGIADDDPRVNPWGGAIALGHPLAASGVRLMIQLAAQFAERPDVRYGLTAMCVGLGQGGSVIWENPFFDGKKKRK; from the coding sequence GTGGCCGAGATGACGGACGTCTTCTTCGTCGACGGAATGCGTACCCCCTTCGGGCGCGCCGGCGAAAAAGGCATGTACTGGAACACGCGTGCCGACGATCTGGTGGTCAAGGCCATCATCGGGTTGATGGAGCGCAACGGCGACGTGCCGAAGGACCGGATCGACGACGTGGCCATCGCCGCCACCTCGCAGACCGGTGACCAGGGGCTGACCCTGGGACGCACGGCGGCGATCCTCGCGGGTCTGCCGATGACGGTGCCCGGCTTCGCGGTCGAGCGCATGTGTGCGGGGGCCATGACGAGCGTCACCACCATGGGTGCCTCGATCGGCGTCGGCATGTACGACCTCGCCCTCGCGGGCGGCGTCGAGCACATGGGCCGCCACCCCATCGGCGGCAACGTCGACCCCAACCCCCGCTTCGTCGCCGAGAAGCTCGTCGACCCGGGCGCGCTCAACATGGGCGTGACGGCCGAGCGCATCCACGACCGCTTCCCCCACCTGACCAAGGACCGCGCCGACCGCTTCGGCGTCGCCAGCCAGCACAAGGTGCAGGCCGCCTACGAGGCCGGCAAGATCCAGCCCGACCTCGTCTCTGTCGCGGTGAAGAACGCCGAGGGCGCGTGGGGACTCGCGACCGAAGACGAGGGGCGCCGACCCGAGACGACCCTCGAGGGACTCGCGACGCTCAAGACACCGTTCCGCCCGCACGGACGGGTCACCGCGGCCACGTCGTCGCCGCTGACCGATGGCGCGACCATCAGCCTGCTCGCCGGTTCCGGTGCCGTGAAAGAACTCGGCCTCGCTCCGAAGATGCGCATGGTCTCGTTCGCCTTCGCCGGCGTCGAGCCCGAGATCATGGGCATCGGACCCATCCCCTCGACCGAGAAGGCACTGAAGAAGGCCGGACTCATGATCGACGACATCGGTCTGTTCGAGCTCAACGAAGCCTTCGCCATCCAGGTGATCTCGCTGCTCGATCACTTCGGCATCGCCGACGACGACCCACGCGTGAACCCGTGGGGCGGCGCCATCGCCCTGGGCCACCCGCTCGCGGCATCCGGAGTCCGTCTCATGATCCAGCTGGCCGCTCAGTTCGCCGAGCGTCCGGACGTGCGCTACGGCCTCACCGCCATGTGCGTGGGACTCGGTCAGGGTGGCTCGGTCATCTGGGAGAACCCGTTCTTCGACGGAAAGAAGAAGCGCAAGTGA
- a CDS encoding HRDC domain-containing protein has protein sequence MVEYIVIEDAAGLSSACESLAAGTGPVAVDVERASGFRYSQRAYLIQVFRRGAGVFLFDPSTIDDFAPLQAAIGDAEWVFHAASQDLPSLRERGLEPPHIFDTELGSRLLGHERVGLGAVVEHTLGITLAKAHSAADWSTRPLPASWLEYAALDVEHLIDVRDVLVAELEEQQKTEFARQEFQAVLERLPKPAREDPWRRLSGLHSVRGRRSLAIARSLWQAREDFAREQDIAPGRLVPDRALVAAVMADPATKQALAGIKEFNGRASRTQLDRWWNAIVAGREATELPADRVPSDTLPPPRAWVDRNPDADRRLKAARPAVEERAEALHMPTENLLTPETLRRVAWTPPAELTADAVGAALAEWGARPWQIDQTAQVIADSFVASLNTEDDVPVADS, from the coding sequence GTGGTTGAGTACATCGTCATCGAGGATGCCGCGGGGCTGAGCTCCGCGTGCGAGAGTCTGGCGGCGGGCACGGGTCCCGTGGCCGTCGACGTCGAACGGGCGTCGGGTTTCCGCTACTCGCAGCGGGCCTACCTGATCCAGGTGTTCCGCCGCGGCGCCGGAGTGTTCCTCTTCGACCCGTCCACCATCGACGACTTCGCGCCCCTGCAAGCGGCGATCGGCGATGCGGAGTGGGTGTTCCACGCGGCGAGCCAGGATCTCCCGTCGCTGCGGGAACGGGGTCTCGAGCCCCCGCACATCTTCGACACCGAGTTGGGCTCGCGCCTGTTGGGTCACGAGCGCGTCGGCCTCGGGGCCGTGGTGGAGCACACGCTCGGCATCACGCTGGCCAAGGCGCACTCGGCCGCCGACTGGTCGACGCGTCCGCTTCCGGCATCCTGGCTCGAGTACGCCGCTCTCGACGTCGAGCACCTGATCGACGTGCGCGACGTGCTGGTCGCCGAGCTCGAGGAGCAGCAGAAGACCGAGTTCGCCCGCCAGGAGTTCCAGGCGGTGCTCGAGCGTCTGCCCAAGCCCGCGCGTGAAGACCCGTGGCGCCGCCTCAGCGGCCTGCACTCGGTGCGCGGTCGACGATCGCTCGCCATCGCCCGCTCGCTCTGGCAGGCGCGCGAAGACTTCGCGCGGGAGCAGGACATCGCCCCCGGGCGACTCGTACCCGATCGCGCTCTGGTCGCCGCCGTGATGGCCGACCCGGCGACCAAGCAGGCCCTCGCGGGCATCAAGGAGTTCAACGGCCGAGCGAGCCGGACGCAGCTCGACCGGTGGTGGAACGCCATCGTCGCCGGGCGTGAGGCGACCGAGCTGCCCGCCGACCGGGTGCCGAGCGATACGCTTCCCCCTCCCCGCGCGTGGGTCGATCGCAACCCCGATGCCGACCGCCGTCTGAAGGCGGCGCGTCCCGCCGTCGAGGAGCGCGCCGAAGCGCTGCACATGCCGACCGAGAACCTGCTCACCCCCGAGACGTTGCGCCGCGTGGCGTGGACTCCCCCCGCCGAGCTCACGGCCGACGCCGTCGGCGCGGCGCTGGCGGAGTGGGGTGCTCGACCCTGGCAGATTGATCAGACCGCACAGGTGATCGCCGATAGCTTTGTAGCTTCCCTCAACACGGAAGACGACGTCCCCGTCGCGGATTCGTAG
- a CDS encoding DUF3000 domain-containing protein, with protein sequence MTDQRPGDAASPFVRAGDEVRATMFRDDLVVREIASPAGLAPFSLALAGDVRPEEHATDSPFGTGRFILLHDPEEPEPWGGAWRIVCFAQAPLEPEIGIDPLLADVAWSWLIDALDSRGAERHSESGTATKTLSTGFGALAAQGEGSQIELRASWTPRGPFRPHLEAWAELVCMLAGLPPGSEGVAVFGARRPTRG encoded by the coding sequence GTGACTGACCAGCGCCCCGGGGACGCCGCCAGCCCCTTCGTGCGCGCGGGCGACGAGGTGCGCGCGACGATGTTCCGCGACGATCTGGTCGTGCGCGAGATCGCCTCCCCCGCGGGACTGGCGCCCTTCTCACTCGCGCTGGCCGGCGATGTGCGGCCCGAGGAGCACGCGACGGATTCGCCCTTCGGCACCGGGCGTTTCATCCTGTTGCACGACCCCGAGGAGCCCGAGCCGTGGGGTGGGGCGTGGCGCATCGTCTGCTTCGCGCAGGCACCGCTCGAGCCCGAGATCGGCATCGACCCGCTGCTCGCCGACGTCGCGTGGTCGTGGCTCATCGACGCCCTCGACTCGCGCGGCGCGGAGCGCCACTCGGAGTCGGGCACCGCTACCAAGACCCTCTCGACCGGCTTCGGCGCCCTCGCCGCGCAGGGCGAGGGGTCGCAGATCGAACTTCGCGCGTCATGGACGCCGCGCGGTCCCTTCCGCCCGCACCTCGAGGCGTGGGCGGAGCTTGTGTGCATGCTCGCCGGCCTCCCCCCGGGGTCGGAGGGTGTTGCCGTGTTCGGAGCCCGGAGGCCCACGCGTGGTTGA
- a CDS encoding S9 family peptidase yields the protein MNAPRRAAGPRASRRTVAGVRLALSSLSLALGVSSAALAAVSLRVARTVVTPAGRVPNVRIASVDAAAQTITLDRTPDTELPGRYGLFTVGSVDYLRVGSIVGSDATTVTRKLLTHVPADGDLAPEAAFSGWYYDQPEDLHLPVRSVTIDTLVGACPAWEFPAPADTDVWVIQVHGRGTTRAETLRAVPVFHDLGITSLVVSYRNDGEAAPSATGTYALGATEWHDLDAAIGYARAHGARRVIVMGWSMGGALALQAAFDSPHGDIIAGLVLDSPVVDWRTVLAYQGRLMRLPAPVFGLAQHLIGSTWGAALLGSGEPIPLDRLDGVARAAELRHPVLLLHSDDDGFVPADASHALAAARPDLVTMETFEVARHTKLWNYDEMRWTDAIRSWVRAQGLAVGDPED from the coding sequence ATGAACGCTCCCAGGCGCGCCGCGGGTCCGCGCGCATCGCGGCGCACGGTCGCCGGTGTGCGCCTCGCCCTGTCCTCCCTCTCCCTCGCTCTCGGGGTGTCCTCCGCGGCCCTCGCCGCGGTGTCGTTGCGCGTCGCCCGCACCGTGGTCACGCCCGCCGGTCGGGTTCCGAACGTGCGCATCGCCTCGGTCGATGCGGCGGCGCAGACGATCACCCTCGACCGCACCCCCGACACCGAGTTGCCCGGCCGGTACGGCCTCTTCACCGTGGGGAGCGTCGACTACCTGCGGGTGGGGTCCATCGTCGGCAGCGACGCGACGACCGTCACCCGCAAGCTGCTGACGCACGTGCCCGCCGACGGCGACCTGGCGCCCGAGGCCGCGTTCAGCGGCTGGTACTACGACCAGCCGGAAGACCTTCACCTCCCCGTGCGTTCGGTGACGATCGACACCCTGGTCGGCGCCTGCCCCGCCTGGGAGTTCCCGGCGCCCGCCGACACCGACGTGTGGGTCATCCAGGTGCACGGGCGCGGCACGACGCGCGCCGAGACGCTGCGGGCCGTCCCCGTCTTCCACGACCTCGGCATCACGAGCCTGGTCGTGTCGTACCGCAACGACGGCGAGGCCGCGCCGAGCGCCACCGGCACGTACGCGCTGGGGGCGACCGAATGGCACGACCTGGATGCCGCGATCGGGTACGCCCGCGCGCACGGCGCGCGCCGCGTCATCGTGATGGGCTGGTCGATGGGCGGAGCCCTGGCCCTCCAGGCGGCGTTCGACTCGCCGCACGGCGACATCATCGCCGGTCTCGTGCTCGACTCGCCCGTCGTCGACTGGCGCACCGTCCTCGCCTATCAGGGGCGCCTGATGCGCCTGCCCGCACCGGTGTTCGGCCTCGCCCAGCACCTCATCGGGTCGACCTGGGGCGCCGCCCTGCTCGGCAGCGGCGAACCGATCCCGCTCGACCGCCTCGATGGAGTCGCGCGGGCGGCCGAGTTGCGGCACCCGGTGCTCCTGCTGCACAGCGACGACGACGGATTCGTCCCCGCCGACGCCTCGCACGCCCTGGCGGCCGCGCGGCCCGACCTCGTCACCATGGAGACCTTCGAGGTGGCACGCCACACGAAGCTGTGGAACTACGACGAGATGCGGTGGACGGATGCCATCCGCTCGTGGGTGCGCGCCCAGGGCCTCGCGGTCGGCGATCCCGAGGACTGA
- a CDS encoding SufE family protein yields the protein MSDNALPARLAEIREEFLELDEPDRLQLLLEFSQELPAVPAEYADHPEMRERVVECQSPVYIIVTVDAEDRVAMHATAPAEAPTTRGFASILSQGLTGLSADEMLAVPDDFPQSIGLTRAVSPLRIAGMTGMLMRAKRQVRAKRAG from the coding sequence ATGTCCGACAACGCCCTCCCCGCCCGCCTCGCCGAGATCCGCGAGGAGTTCCTCGAGCTCGACGAGCCCGACCGGTTGCAGTTGCTGCTGGAGTTCTCGCAGGAGCTGCCGGCGGTGCCGGCCGAGTACGCCGACCACCCCGAGATGCGTGAACGCGTCGTCGAGTGCCAGTCGCCGGTGTACATCATCGTCACGGTCGACGCCGAGGATCGCGTCGCGATGCACGCGACCGCTCCCGCCGAGGCGCCGACCACGCGCGGGTTCGCGAGCATCCTGTCGCAGGGGCTCACCGGGCTGAGCGCCGACGAGATGCTGGCCGTGCCCGACGACTTCCCGCAGAGCATCGGGTTGACGCGCGCGGTGAGTCCGCTGCGCATCGCGGGGATGACGGGCATGCTCATGCGCGCGAAGCGTCAGGTGCGCGCGAAGCGCGCCGGCTGA
- a CDS encoding sulfurtransferase has product MTVEFDTTSPKFADYAEPGRLVTGDWLQERLGQPGLVVVESDEDVLLYEVGHIPGAVKVDWHTELNDPVVRDYVDGEGFAELLSRKGISRDDTVVIYGDKNNWWAAYALWVFSLFGHEDVRLLDGGRDKWIGEGRPVTTDKTVVEPTDYPVVERDDSLLRAYKDDVLAHLGNPLIDVRSPEEYSGERTTAPAYPEEGALRAGHIPSAQSVPWGKAVAEDGGFKSRAELDAIYRDGAGLADGDKIVAYCRIGERSSHTWFVLKHLLGFEDVRNYDGSWTEWGSAVRVPIVAGSEPGEVLAR; this is encoded by the coding sequence GTGACCGTCGAGTTCGACACCACCTCCCCCAAATTCGCCGACTACGCCGAGCCCGGTCGGCTCGTCACCGGCGATTGGCTTCAGGAACGCCTCGGTCAGCCGGGCCTGGTCGTCGTCGAATCCGATGAAGACGTGCTCCTCTACGAGGTCGGTCACATCCCGGGCGCGGTCAAGGTCGACTGGCACACCGAGCTGAACGACCCGGTCGTGCGCGACTACGTCGACGGAGAGGGCTTCGCGGAGCTGCTGAGCCGCAAGGGCATCTCGCGCGACGACACCGTCGTCATCTACGGCGACAAGAACAACTGGTGGGCCGCGTACGCCCTGTGGGTGTTCTCGCTCTTCGGCCATGAAGACGTGCGCCTGCTCGACGGCGGACGTGACAAGTGGATCGGCGAGGGGCGTCCGGTCACGACCGACAAGACGGTCGTCGAGCCCACCGACTACCCCGTGGTCGAGCGCGACGACTCCCTCCTGCGCGCATACAAAGATGACGTGCTCGCGCACCTCGGCAACCCGCTCATCGATGTGCGCTCCCCCGAGGAGTACTCCGGCGAGCGCACCACCGCGCCCGCCTATCCCGAAGAGGGCGCGCTCCGCGCGGGCCACATCCCGAGCGCCCAGAGCGTGCCGTGGGGCAAGGCGGTCGCCGAGGACGGCGGGTTCAAGTCGCGCGCGGAGCTGGATGCCATCTACCGCGACGGAGCCGGACTGGCCGACGGCGACAAGATCGTGGCGTACTGCCGCATCGGCGAGCGCTCGAGCCACACCTGGTTCGTGCTGAAGCACCTGCTCGGCTTCGAGGACGTGCGCAACTACGACGGGTCGTGGACCGAGTGGGGCAGTGCCGTGCGCGTGCCGATCGTCGCGGGGTCGGAGCCGGGCGAGGTGCTCGCGCGCTGA
- the zapE gene encoding cell division protein ZapE has product MTSTPATTGLIHLGDREPAVTGAEMVNALVPPPQFDGATFESYRADDAYPSQQESKELLQAFAGKQSAPAKKGGFFRRAEKAPAVKPGVYLDGGFGVGKTHLLASIYHAMPARRKYFGSFIEYTALVGVLGYAKAVELFRGSDLLCIDEFELDDPGDTMVMTRLLGELVASGTRLAATSNTPPNALGEGRFAAQDFLREIQSMSDSFRTIRIDGTDFRQRAIDGSAKVLSDDDYRAAIDAAAAGGVASDDAFSDLVAHLARVHPSRFIRLIDGVDTIGLRDVEVLHDQSAALRLVAFIDRAYDAQIPIRATGVPLNTVFGEEMLGGGYRKKYLRAVSRLVALTHS; this is encoded by the coding sequence ATGACTTCTACGCCCGCGACGACCGGCCTCATCCACCTCGGCGACCGCGAGCCCGCGGTCACGGGTGCCGAGATGGTGAACGCCCTGGTACCGCCCCCGCAGTTCGACGGCGCGACCTTCGAGTCGTACCGGGCAGACGACGCGTACCCGTCGCAGCAGGAGTCGAAGGAACTGCTGCAGGCGTTCGCCGGCAAGCAGTCGGCTCCGGCGAAGAAGGGCGGATTCTTCCGCCGGGCCGAGAAGGCTCCGGCCGTCAAACCCGGCGTCTATCTCGACGGCGGCTTCGGCGTCGGAAAGACGCACCTGCTCGCATCGATCTACCACGCCATGCCCGCGCGCCGGAAGTACTTCGGCTCCTTCATCGAGTACACCGCCCTCGTCGGCGTGCTCGGCTACGCCAAGGCCGTCGAGCTGTTCCGCGGATCCGACCTGCTGTGCATCGACGAGTTCGAGCTCGACGACCCGGGCGACACGATGGTGATGACGCGACTTCTCGGCGAGCTCGTGGCATCCGGCACCCGGTTGGCCGCCACCTCGAACACCCCGCCCAACGCCCTGGGCGAGGGACGGTTCGCCGCCCAGGACTTCTTGCGCGAGATCCAGTCGATGTCCGACAGCTTCCGCACGATCCGCATCGACGGCACCGACTTCCGCCAGCGCGCCATCGACGGCTCCGCCAAGGTGCTGTCGGACGACGACTACCGTGCGGCGATCGATGCCGCGGCGGCCGGGGGAGTGGCATCCGACGACGCGTTCTCAGACCTCGTCGCCCACCTCGCCCGCGTGCACCCCTCGCGCTTCATCCGCCTCATCGACGGTGTCGACACCATCGGCCTGCGGGACGTCGAGGTGCTGCACGATCAGTCGGCCGCGCTGCGACTGGTCGCCTTCATCGACCGCGCGTACGACGCGCAGATCCCGATCCGGGCCACCGGCGTGCCGCTGAACACGGTGTTCGGCGAAGAGATGCTCGGGGGCGGCTATCGCAAGAAGTACCTGCGCGCCGTCTCGCGCCTGGTCGCGCTCACGCACTCCTGA
- a CDS encoding ammonium transporter — translation MDQGNTAFILIAAALVLLMTPGLAFFYGGLVKAKSVISMMMMSFGAMGLMGVLWVLYGYAIAFPATDSGVTNFPWMLDFNELGLTGVLETPEGAAYPPLAFVAFQATFAIITVALVSGAIADRAKFGAWMIFAGIWATVVYFPVASWVFNFGLAEDGSFSYGGWITKGLQDVFGVGAIDFAGGTAVHINAGAAALALAIVLGKRVGFQKGAHVPHNPPFVLLGAGLLWFGWFGFNAGSELAADGTAALAFVNTIAAPAAALLAWLIVEKIKDGKPTSVGAASGAVAGLVAITPACAALTPVWAIVLGLVAGAVCALAIELKFKLGFDDSLDVVGIHLVGGLIGTLYLGIFANNTGLIYSGSFNQLVVQAIAALAVLVYSFVLAFVIGLAIEKTIGFRVKNEDEIAGIDTVVHGEEGYVLSDVRG, via the coding sequence ATGGATCAAGGCAACACCGCATTCATCCTGATAGCAGCCGCCCTCGTGCTGCTGATGACGCCAGGACTCGCGTTCTTCTACGGCGGCCTCGTCAAGGCCAAGAGCGTCATCAGCATGATGATGATGAGCTTCGGCGCAATGGGTCTGATGGGGGTCCTCTGGGTCCTCTACGGATACGCCATCGCGTTCCCCGCAACCGACTCCGGGGTCACCAACTTCCCCTGGATGCTCGACTTCAACGAACTCGGCCTCACGGGCGTGCTCGAGACCCCCGAGGGCGCCGCTTACCCGCCGCTCGCCTTCGTCGCCTTCCAGGCGACCTTCGCGATCATCACCGTCGCGCTCGTGTCGGGCGCCATCGCCGACCGTGCCAAGTTCGGTGCGTGGATGATCTTCGCCGGCATCTGGGCCACGGTCGTCTACTTCCCCGTCGCCAGCTGGGTCTTCAACTTCGGCCTGGCCGAGGACGGCTCGTTCTCGTACGGCGGCTGGATCACCAAGGGCCTTCAGGACGTGTTCGGCGTCGGGGCGATCGACTTCGCCGGTGGAACCGCGGTGCACATCAACGCCGGTGCCGCAGCCCTCGCCCTGGCGATCGTGCTCGGCAAGCGCGTCGGCTTCCAGAAGGGCGCCCACGTCCCCCACAACCCGCCGTTCGTGCTGCTGGGCGCGGGTCTGCTGTGGTTCGGCTGGTTCGGCTTCAACGCGGGCTCCGAGCTCGCCGCTGACGGCACCGCGGCTCTGGCCTTCGTCAACACGATCGCCGCCCCTGCCGCCGCTCTTCTCGCCTGGCTGATCGTCGAGAAGATCAAGGACGGCAAGCCCACCTCGGTCGGCGCCGCCTCGGGTGCCGTCGCGGGTCTCGTCGCCATCACCCCGGCGTGTGCCGCGTTGACGCCCGTCTGGGCCATCGTGCTCGGCCTTGTCGCCGGTGCCGTCTGCGCCCTGGCGATCGAGCTGAAGTTCAAGCTCGGCTTCGACGACTCGCTCGATGTGGTCGGCATCCACCTCGTCGGTGGTCTGATTGGAACGCTGTACCTCGGCATCTTCGCCAACAACACCGGCCTCATCTACAGCGGCTCGTTCAACCAGCTGGTCGTTCAGGCGATCGCCGCCCTTGCGGTGCTGGTGTACTCCTTCGTGCTCGCCTTCGTCATCGGTCTCGCGATCGAGAAGACGATCGGCTTCCGCGTGAAGAACGAAGACGAGATCGCCGGCATCGACACCGTCGTGCACGGCGAAGAGGGCTACGTGCTCTCGGACGTGCGCGGCTGA
- a CDS encoding type II toxin-antitoxin system PemK/MazF family toxin: MGTTSRLVSALLGMLRPSTAAPPRGPRPDPVPPTPSPAGARTIEIDPPRRLTLSYAPERDKAPDGGEIVWTWVPFEERDGRGKDRPVLIISRADARSAYAVRLTSKSHEGDRQYLALGTGEWDPQGRPSWVDIEQLYLVYDVGMRREAAALDRKRFNAIASALAARHGWRRE, from the coding sequence ATGGGAACCACGTCTCGTCTCGTGTCGGCGCTGCTCGGGATGTTGCGGCCATCCACCGCCGCACCACCTCGGGGACCGCGCCCCGACCCGGTGCCGCCGACGCCCTCTCCCGCGGGCGCTCGGACCATCGAGATCGACCCGCCACGGCGCCTCACCCTGTCGTATGCTCCCGAACGCGACAAGGCGCCCGACGGGGGCGAAATCGTCTGGACCTGGGTGCCCTTCGAAGAGCGTGACGGCCGGGGCAAGGATCGGCCGGTCCTCATCATCAGCCGAGCGGATGCCCGCAGCGCGTATGCCGTGCGTCTGACGAGCAAATCGCACGAGGGCGACCGGCAGTACCTCGCACTCGGTACGGGGGAATGGGACCCGCAGGGGCGACCCTCATGGGTGGACATCGAGCAGCTGTACCTCGTCTACGACGTCGGCATGCGGCGCGAAGCCGCCGCCCTCGACCGAAAGCGGTTCAACGCCATCGCTTCCGCCCTGGCCGCCCGACACGGGTGGCGTCGGGAGTGA